Within the Telopea speciosissima isolate NSW1024214 ecotype Mountain lineage chromosome 4, Tspe_v1, whole genome shotgun sequence genome, the region AAAGAGCGAGTGGAGTTACAGGTTGCACTCTGACTTTTTTTCAGCAACAATAGTGGCGGTCCAAAGATGTAGAACAAACACAAAATCACTGGGGTGAAGGTTTCATCCATCACCTCTCTGGTTCAGCTTCAAGCCCTAGTTTGACAATATGGAGacgaaagaaagaaatgggaaAGGAGGGTTTGAAACTTGTGAAGGAGCTGAAGTGATTACAGTCCCTACACTATCCGGCTCGATCGATTTATGCACTCACATGTCTCTCATCTCCTCAAAACCGATCTCTTTGCCGTCCTTGCTGAGTTGCAGCGCCAAGATCAGGTTTTTCTTGCTATGAAGGTAGGCGACTTCCATCCCTTATGATAATTTTGTCAAATAAAGAATTGAATTAGAATATGTAGACATCCTCCTCCCTTAGAAAAGAAAGCCCTTTAAAAATGGTCTCCATTAACATCATGACTTGGTTTTCATCAACTCTACATATTGCAAATTAGGATGTCCAAACTCATCTTAGCTCGTGTTTCTCTTGTAATCACACTAAAACCCCAATATGAAAGAACCATTATACTGAACATTTCAATGGTTCCAACTTCTGAGAGGGCTTTGCAGGTGTGATATCATGGGGAATGATACCCAAACAAGCTTTACTATTTTCAGTTTGGTCTTGCCACAGGTTTTCTAGCTCAGTAATTCAAACTCTCACAAGATGTTTAGTTCTTGACGCCTTGTTGAAGACAGTATAAATTAAGGAATTTTagtttcttgtttattttgtttttgtttttgttttcgtTTTTGTTTCATAACTTCTCCTAGATCTTGTATGTCTATTTTCTTGTTATATTATGACTCTCGGTTGCCAAATGGGGGGGATGCATTAGAAAAGCAAGCATGACATGAATGAAGTCTGAAGATGTTTTAACATATTTTTAGTGTATATGCAAGTAGTGACCATCCCCTTGTCTTTCACCCCTCTACAGATATACGAAGTGGTGCGGAAAGAAATATGGTATCGTCCTGACATGTTCCTTTACAGGGACATGCTTATGATGCTTGCAAGGAATAAAAAGGTAGATGAGGCAAAGAGAGTTTGGGAGGATTTGAGGAGGGAGGAAGTTCTGTTTGATCATCACACTTATGGTGACATAATTAGGTCTTTCTTGGATGGTGGATTGCCTTTGGAAGCAATGGAATTATATGATGAGATGAGACGATCTCCTGACCCTCCCATTTCATTGCCTTATCGGGTCATACTAAAAGGGCTTATACCATACCCTGAACTGAGAGAGAAGGTAAAAGAGGACTTCCTGGAATTGTTCCCAAGTATGATTGTGTATGATCCACCTGAAGACCTGTTCGATGACCAACAACCGATTAAGGAGAGTGAAGATGATTAAACAGGGAGCCTGTATGTATTGAATGTGAAAGAGGACGTACCTAGTGTAGAAGGCTTCCGCCACTGtagggtctgggaagggtcatatgtatgcagccttacttCCAAATTCGCgcagaggctgtttcctgagtTCTCTCTCCTGTAAATGGGTTTTTATTAGCAGGTTCAGCAACTCTCTTGGCTTGGTTAGGTGTTAATGTTCAGCTTTAGATGTATTGGGCATGGgagaccctttttttttttttttttggaaaaattgaTTATGAATAGTTGTTAAcgaatttatttattaattgttAGAATTGATAGTTTCAGTACCCTCCCCTCccactccccctccccctccccctccccccaaaaaaaagaaaagaaaagaaaagaatgtagTAGTAAACAATTAGGGTATTTTGAATTTGAGTCTCAATGATATGACTACTGTGTATGGGGGATTTCCCTTTGCTATTTTTGTAGCTTTTATACTGTACCAAATTTCATACAGAAGATGTCTTTAAAGCACTAAAATGACACATATATAGTTTAATTATATGATGATGTGGATATATCCCTAAAATTGGTCTATATGACAAACTGAGACTTTATAAAAAATTTGCTTTATAATTGAAATTCCCCAAGCAAAAGCCCAAATAGGATGTCCACTCCTATTAAGAAAGACCTTCACAAGTTCCACAGTTCACACTACCAATTTATAAAGGGAATTTCTTATTAACCCTTCTCAAAGTGTCAAATCATGCCCTCTAATAtagcatttttattttttgggaaaaaggaaTAATGTTTGGTCGTATGGTTCTTTGGAAATTTATCTTTTCAAGTGCGATACACAGTCCAGTGCACcgcacttaagaatccaaccgtccaCCCACCACTAAAGATGCTATTGCCCATGTTTTTaaggttggattcttaagtgtgcaccgcacttgagaagatgaaaaCCCATGGTTCTTGTGTTTGGTCGTGTGGTTCCTCTACCTAGACATAGGAGTGTACAATagataaaaaatctcat harbors:
- the LOC122658708 gene encoding pentatricopeptide repeat-containing protein At1g62350-like: MHSHVSHLLKTDLFAVLAELQRQDQVFLAMKIYEVVRKEIWYRPDMFLYRDMLMMLARNKKVDEAKRVWEDLRREEVLFDHHTYGDIIRSFLDGGLPLEAMELYDEMRRSPDPPISLPYRVILKGLIPYPELREKVKEDFLELFPSMIVYDPPEDLFDDQQPIKESEDD